One Mycolicibacter sp. MU0083 DNA window includes the following coding sequences:
- a CDS encoding HU family DNA-binding protein has translation MNKAELIEVLTKELDTDRRSATEAVEHFVNAIVRAVHKGESVTITGFGVFERRRRAARVARNPRTGETVKVKPTSVPAFRPGAQFKAIVSGAQRVPSEGLAVKRGAGVSATAAKAAKKSPAKKATKAAAKKTAAKATKATAAKAPAKKAVAKKTAAKAPAKKAVAKKTAAKAPVKKAVAKKTAAKAPAKKAVTKAPAKKAVAKKAATKAVAKKAPAKKAVAKKTATKAPARKGRK, from the coding sequence ATGAACAAAGCAGAGCTCATCGAGGTGCTCACAAAGGAATTGGACACCGACCGTCGGTCGGCGACCGAAGCCGTCGAGCATTTCGTCAATGCCATTGTGCGTGCGGTCCACAAGGGTGAGAGCGTCACCATCACCGGGTTCGGTGTCTTCGAGCGCCGTCGTCGCGCCGCCCGCGTCGCCCGTAATCCCCGCACCGGTGAAACGGTCAAGGTAAAGCCGACGTCTGTTCCCGCATTCCGCCCGGGCGCCCAGTTCAAGGCGATTGTTTCTGGCGCGCAGCGTGTCCCGTCCGAGGGGCTGGCGGTCAAGCGCGGTGCCGGTGTGAGCGCCACCGCAGCCAAGGCGGCCAAGAAGTCGCCGGCCAAGAAGGCGACCAAGGCGGCCGCCAAGAAGACCGCGGCCAAGGCCACCAAGGCAACCGCGGCCAAGGCTCCGGCGAAGAAGGCCGTCGCCAAGAAGACCGCGGCCAAGGCTCCGGCGAAGAAGGCCGTCGCCAAGAAGACCGCGGCCAAGGCTCCGGTCAAGAAGGCTGTCGCCAAGAAGACCGCGGCCAAGGCTCCGGCGAAGAAGGCCGTGACCAAGGCTCCGGCGAAGAAGGCCGTCGCCAAGAAGGCCGCCACCAAGGCTGTGGCCAAGAAGGCTCCGGCGAAGAAAGCCGTCGCCAAGAAGACCGCGACCAAGGCTCCGGCCCGTAAAGGCCGTAAGTAA
- the leuD gene encoding 3-isopropylmalate dehydratase small subunit, translated as MEAFHTHTGIGVPLRRSNVDTDQIIPAVYLKRITRTGFEDGLFATWRTDPSFVLNLSPFDRGSVLVAGPDFGTGSSREHAVWALLDYGFRVVISSRFADIFRGNAGKAGLLAAQVAQDDVELLWKVIEQNPGLEITVNLQDRNITAGTVVVAFTIDDYTAWRLAEGLDDIGLTLRKLDEIDSFEAARPVWKPRTLPAT; from the coding sequence ATGGAAGCGTTCCACACCCATACCGGAATCGGAGTCCCGCTGCGGCGTTCCAATGTCGACACCGACCAAATCATTCCCGCGGTCTATTTGAAGCGGATCACACGGACCGGATTCGAGGACGGCCTGTTCGCCACCTGGCGTACCGACCCCTCGTTCGTGCTGAATCTCAGCCCGTTCGACCGCGGTTCGGTGCTTGTGGCCGGCCCGGATTTCGGTACCGGATCGTCTCGGGAACATGCGGTGTGGGCGCTGCTCGACTACGGCTTCCGTGTGGTGATCTCCTCTCGGTTCGCCGACATCTTCCGCGGTAACGCGGGTAAGGCCGGCCTGTTGGCGGCTCAGGTGGCTCAAGACGATGTGGAACTGCTGTGGAAAGTCATCGAGCAGAACCCGGGGCTGGAAATCACTGTCAATCTTCAAGATCGGAATATCACCGCCGGAACGGTGGTGGTGGCGTTCACGATTGACGACTACACCGCCTGGCGGCTGGCCGAAGGACTCGACGATATAGGCCTTACGCTGCGGAAACTCGATGAAATCGATTCATTCGAGGCGGCACGGCCGGTGTGGAAGCCGCGCACGCTGCCCGCTACTTAA
- the leuC gene encoding 3-isopropylmalate dehydratase large subunit: MSKTEQPRTLAEKVWADHVVVSGGGTEPDLIYIDLHLVHEVTSPQAFEGLRLAGRPVRRPDLTIATEDHNVPTVDIDKPIADPVSRTQVEKLRHNCAEFGIRLHPMGDIDQGIVHIIGPQLGLTQPGTTVVCGDSHTSTHGAFGALAMGIGTSEVEHVLATQTLPLKPFKTMAVNVDGRLAEGVTAKDVILAVIAQIGTGGGQGYVIEYRGSAIEALSMEARMTICNMSIEAGARAGMVAPDQTTYDYLQGRPHAPTGADWDAAVAYWSSLRTDPGAQFDTEVYLDADALTPFVTWGTNPGQGAPLGSDVPDPESIVDEAERRAAEKALAYMDLQPGMPLRDIAVDTVFVGSCTNGRIEDLRAVAEVLRGRKVADGVRMLVVPGSMRVRNQAEAEGLSEVFIAAGAEWRQPGCSMCLGMNPDQLEPGQRSASTSNRNFEGRQGKGGRTHLVSPVVAAATAVRGTLSAPSDLN, from the coding sequence ATGTCCAAGACCGAGCAGCCTCGCACCCTGGCCGAAAAGGTCTGGGCGGACCACGTCGTGGTCTCCGGCGGCGGCACCGAACCCGACCTCATCTACATCGATCTGCATCTCGTGCATGAGGTGACCAGCCCGCAGGCCTTCGAGGGACTGCGGCTGGCGGGCCGGCCGGTGCGGCGCCCGGATCTGACCATCGCCACCGAGGATCACAACGTTCCCACCGTCGACATCGACAAGCCGATCGCCGACCCGGTCTCGCGTACCCAGGTCGAGAAGCTGCGGCACAACTGCGCCGAATTCGGCATTCGGCTGCACCCGATGGGCGATATCGACCAGGGCATCGTGCACATCATCGGGCCGCAACTGGGCCTGACCCAACCGGGCACCACGGTCGTGTGCGGCGACAGCCACACGTCGACCCACGGCGCGTTCGGCGCGCTCGCGATGGGAATCGGCACCTCCGAGGTCGAGCACGTGCTGGCCACCCAGACGTTGCCGCTCAAGCCGTTCAAGACCATGGCGGTCAACGTCGACGGCCGGCTGGCGGAGGGGGTGACCGCCAAGGACGTCATCCTGGCGGTGATCGCCCAGATCGGCACCGGCGGTGGACAGGGCTACGTCATCGAATACCGGGGCAGTGCCATCGAGGCGTTGTCGATGGAAGCCCGGATGACGATCTGCAACATGAGCATTGAAGCCGGTGCCCGGGCGGGCATGGTCGCGCCGGATCAGACCACCTACGACTACCTGCAGGGCCGTCCACACGCACCCACCGGCGCCGACTGGGACGCCGCGGTGGCCTATTGGAGCAGCCTGCGCACCGACCCCGGCGCGCAGTTCGACACCGAGGTCTACCTGGACGCCGACGCGCTCACTCCGTTCGTGACCTGGGGCACCAACCCCGGGCAGGGGGCGCCGCTGGGTTCCGACGTTCCCGACCCCGAGTCGATCGTCGACGAGGCCGAACGGCGGGCCGCGGAGAAGGCGTTGGCCTACATGGACCTTCAGCCGGGCATGCCGCTGCGTGACATCGCCGTCGACACGGTCTTCGTCGGGTCGTGCACCAACGGGCGTATCGAGGATCTGCGGGCGGTGGCCGAGGTACTGCGTGGGCGCAAGGTCGCCGACGGAGTGCGGATGCTGGTGGTGCCCGGATCGATGCGGGTGCGCAATCAGGCCGAAGCCGAAGGGCTATCCGAGGTTTTCATCGCGGCCGGGGCGGAGTGGCGTCAGCCGGGCTGCTCGATGTGCCTGGGCATGAATCCCGACCAGCTCGAACCCGGTCAGCGGTCTGCGTCGACCTCCAACCGCAATTTCGAGGGCAGGCAGGGCAAGGGCGGGCGTACCCATCTGGTCTCCCCGGTCGTCGCCGCGGCCACCGCCGTCCGCGGGACGCTGTCGGCGCCCTCCGACTTGAACTGA
- a CDS encoding IclR family transcriptional regulator, translated as MGQHSGIGVLDKALAVLHTVAESPCGLAELCDRTGLPRATAHRLAAGLETHRLLGRDADGRWQVGPAIAELAARADDPLRAAGAAVLPRLRELTGESAQLYRREGSERVCVAALEPPAGLRDTVPVGTRLPMTAGSGAKVLLAYADPAVQQQVLPEAKFTGRALSEVRRRGWAQSVAEREPGVASISAPVRDRSGTVVAAISVSGPVDRMGRRPGARWADDLLAAADELAARL; from the coding sequence ATGGGACAGCATAGCGGCATCGGCGTTCTCGACAAAGCGCTGGCGGTATTGCACACGGTTGCCGAATCCCCCTGCGGGCTGGCCGAACTTTGCGATCGCACCGGACTGCCCCGCGCCACCGCGCACCGCCTGGCGGCCGGGCTCGAAACCCACCGGCTGCTCGGGCGCGACGCCGACGGCCGCTGGCAGGTCGGCCCCGCGATCGCCGAGCTGGCGGCCCGAGCCGACGATCCGCTACGGGCGGCCGGTGCGGCGGTGCTGCCGCGGCTGCGCGAGCTCACCGGCGAGAGCGCCCAGCTGTATCGCCGCGAAGGCTCCGAACGGGTCTGCGTGGCGGCACTGGAACCTCCTGCGGGGCTTCGTGACACCGTTCCCGTGGGCACCAGACTTCCGATGACCGCCGGGTCGGGAGCAAAGGTCCTGCTGGCCTACGCCGATCCCGCCGTTCAACAGCAAGTGCTGCCCGAGGCCAAGTTCACCGGCCGCGCCCTGTCCGAGGTGCGTCGGCGGGGCTGGGCGCAGAGCGTCGCCGAACGCGAGCCCGGTGTGGCCAGCATCTCGGCGCCGGTGCGTGACCGGAGCGGCACCGTGGTGGCCGCCATATCGGTGTCCGGTCCGGTCGATCGGATGGGACGGCGCCCCGGGGCGCGCTGGGCCGACGACCTGCTCGCCGCGGCCGACGAGCTCGCTGCCCGGCTGTAG
- a CDS encoding PPOX class F420-dependent oxidoreductase, with translation MGTKQRAQIVMTDAEVADFVNNHRTGTLATIGPDGQPHLTAMWYAVLDGEIWLETKAKSQKAVNLRRDPRVTFLLEDGETYDTLRGAAFEGVAEFFDDPDTLFRVGVSVWERYTGPYTDEMKPGVDAMMNNRVAVRIVTARTRSWDHRKLGLPAMPLSGSTAPVAD, from the coding sequence ATGGGAACCAAACAGCGCGCACAGATCGTCATGACCGACGCCGAGGTCGCCGACTTCGTCAACAACCACCGGACCGGAACGCTGGCCACCATCGGGCCCGACGGTCAGCCGCACCTGACCGCGATGTGGTACGCGGTACTCGACGGCGAGATCTGGCTCGAGACCAAGGCCAAGTCGCAGAAGGCGGTCAACCTGCGCCGCGATCCGCGGGTCACCTTCCTGCTCGAGGACGGCGAGACCTACGACACGCTGCGCGGCGCGGCGTTCGAGGGGGTCGCGGAGTTCTTCGACGACCCGGACACCCTCTTCCGGGTCGGGGTGAGCGTCTGGGAGCGCTACACCGGCCCCTACACCGACGAGATGAAGCCCGGTGTCGACGCGATGATGAACAACCGGGTGGCTGTGCGCATCGTCACAGCGCGCACCCGGTCGTGGGACCACCGCAAGCTCGGCTTGCCGGCCATGCCACTCTCCGGCTCCACCGCGCCGGTCGCGGACTGA
- the gltX gene encoding glutamate--tRNA ligase, protein MTTSGVRVRFCPSPTGTPHVGLIRTALFNWAYARHTGGTLVFRVEDTDAERDSEESYLALLDALRWLHLDWDEGPEVGGPYGPYRQSERADLHRGVVARLLEAGEAYEAFSTPEEVEARHLAAGRNPKLGYDNFDRDLTAEQRADYLAQGRKPVVRLRMPDADLGWNDLVRGQTTFPAGTVPDFALTRANGDPLYTLVNPVDDAMMKITHVLRGEDLLPSTPRQLALYQALMRIGVADRIPEFGHLPTVLGEGTKKLSKRDPQSNLFAHRDRGFIPEGLLNYLALLGWSIADDRDVFSLDEMVAAFDVVDVNSNPARFDQKKADALNAEHIRLLGLEDFTARLRAYLESQGHDTGLDEAGFSTAAALVQTRIVVLGDAWGLLKFFNDDHYELDPRAAAKELGPDAAPVLDAAIAALDGLGEWTTANIEAALKAALLDGLELKPRKAFGPIRVGVSGGLVSPPLFESLELLGSARSLTRLRAAREGVGQAR, encoded by the coding sequence GTGACCACATCTGGTGTTCGTGTCCGGTTCTGCCCGTCGCCGACCGGCACCCCGCACGTCGGGCTGATCCGTACCGCGCTGTTCAACTGGGCCTACGCCCGCCACACCGGCGGCACCTTGGTCTTCCGGGTCGAAGACACCGACGCCGAGCGCGACAGTGAGGAGAGCTACCTGGCGTTGCTCGACGCACTGCGCTGGCTGCACCTGGACTGGGACGAGGGCCCCGAGGTCGGCGGTCCCTACGGGCCCTACCGGCAGTCCGAACGCGCCGACCTGCACCGCGGGGTGGTCGCCCGGCTACTGGAAGCGGGCGAGGCCTATGAGGCGTTCTCCACCCCCGAGGAGGTCGAGGCCCGCCATCTCGCCGCCGGTCGCAACCCCAAGCTGGGCTACGACAACTTCGACCGGGACCTGACCGCCGAGCAGCGAGCCGACTATCTGGCGCAGGGCCGCAAACCCGTGGTGCGGCTGCGGATGCCCGACGCCGATCTCGGCTGGAACGACCTGGTCCGCGGGCAGACGACGTTCCCCGCGGGCACGGTGCCCGACTTCGCCCTGACGCGCGCCAACGGCGATCCGCTGTACACACTGGTGAACCCGGTCGACGACGCCATGATGAAGATCACCCACGTCCTGCGCGGCGAGGACCTGCTGCCGTCCACGCCCCGGCAGCTCGCCCTGTACCAGGCGTTGATGCGCATCGGGGTGGCCGATCGGATCCCGGAATTCGGACACCTGCCAACGGTTTTGGGCGAGGGAACCAAGAAGCTGTCCAAGCGTGATCCGCAGTCCAATCTGTTCGCACACCGGGATCGCGGTTTCATCCCGGAGGGCCTGCTGAACTACCTGGCGCTGCTGGGCTGGTCGATCGCCGACGACCGTGACGTGTTCAGCCTCGACGAGATGGTGGCGGCCTTCGATGTGGTCGACGTCAACTCCAATCCGGCCCGCTTCGATCAGAAGAAGGCCGATGCGCTCAACGCCGAGCACATCCGGCTGCTCGGCTTGGAGGACTTCACCGCACGACTGCGCGCCTACCTGGAGTCCCAGGGTCACGACACCGGACTCGACGAGGCGGGCTTCTCGACGGCGGCGGCGCTGGTCCAGACCCGCATCGTGGTGCTCGGCGATGCCTGGGGCCTGTTGAAGTTCTTCAACGACGACCATTACGAGCTGGACCCCCGTGCGGCCGCCAAGGAGTTGGGGCCCGACGCCGCGCCGGTCCTGGACGCCGCTATCGCCGCGCTGGACGGGCTGGGGGAGTGGACCACCGCCAACATCGAGGCTGCGCTCAAAGCGGCGCTACTGGATGGTCTGGAGCTCAAGCCGCGTAAGGCGTTCGGCCCGATCCGGGTGGGCGTCTCCGGCGGTCTGGTCAGCCCGCCGCTGTTCGAGTCGTTGGAACTGCTGGGCTCGGCACGTAGCCTGACCAGGCTTCGGGCGGCCCGAGAGGGTGTCGGGCAAGCTCGATGA
- a CDS encoding fumarylacetoacetate hydrolase family protein — translation MRLGRIASPDGVAFVSLEGDPDRPHEMTAREIAEHPFGTPEFTGRTWPLADVRLLAPILASKVVCIGKNYAAHIAEMGGTPPANPTMFLKPNTAIIGPGVPIQLPANASPVHFEGELAVVISRPCKDVPAARARDNILGYTIGNDVSARDQQKSDGQWTRAKGHDTFCPIGPWIVTDLDPQDLAIRTEVNGELKQDSRTSLMMHDVGAIVEWISAVMTLLPGDIILTGTPEGVGPIEHGDTVSVSVEGIGTLSNPVIRKGKS, via the coding sequence ATGCGCCTAGGCCGAATTGCCAGCCCGGACGGTGTCGCCTTCGTCAGTCTTGAAGGGGACCCGGACCGGCCACACGAGATGACCGCCCGTGAGATCGCCGAGCACCCGTTCGGAACGCCGGAATTCACCGGCCGGACCTGGCCGCTGGCCGACGTACGCCTGCTGGCCCCGATCCTGGCCAGCAAGGTGGTCTGCATCGGCAAGAACTATGCGGCCCACATCGCCGAGATGGGCGGCACCCCACCGGCCAACCCGACGATGTTCCTGAAGCCCAACACGGCGATCATCGGACCCGGCGTGCCGATCCAACTGCCCGCCAATGCATCCCCGGTGCACTTCGAGGGGGAGCTGGCCGTGGTCATCTCCCGGCCCTGTAAGGACGTTCCCGCCGCGCGGGCCAGGGACAACATCCTCGGATACACCATCGGAAACGACGTTTCGGCCCGTGATCAGCAGAAGTCCGACGGCCAGTGGACGCGAGCCAAGGGCCACGACACGTTCTGCCCGATCGGCCCCTGGATCGTCACCGACTTGGACCCGCAGGATCTCGCGATCCGCACCGAAGTCAACGGGGAGCTCAAACAGGACAGCCGGACCTCGCTGATGATGCACGACGTCGGCGCCATCGTGGAGTGGATCTCCGCGGTCATGACGCTGTTGCCCGGCGACATCATTCTCACCGGCACCCCCGAAGGGGTCGGTCCCATCGAACACGGTGACACCGTGTCCGTCTCCGTCGAAGGCATCGGCACGTTGTCCAACCCCGTTATCCGCAAAGGAAAGTCGTGA
- a CDS encoding MFS transporter, with product MSTESLSKAARWSVVVVALLATMCSFVFINGIAFVIPMLETKRETNLAMAGLLASMPSFGMVLTLFAWGALLDRIGERIVLSVGSALTALATFAAASMHSLIAVGAFLFLGGMAAASANSASGRLVTGWFPPHQRGLVMGIRQTAQPLGIALGAEVIPELAEHGLARALMFPATLCAVAAVACAIGVVDPPRAPRSAASGAELANPYSGSKVLWRIHLSSALLMVPQGVIATFMLVWLIVDTHWSIAAAAGLVTVSQLIGAVGRVAAGRWSDRVRSRLRPIRSLALAGAVAMLALGIADHLHSHLAEAAMVVAAVITVLDNGLASTAVAEVAGPYWGGRALGIQNTTQRLTAGIAPPLFGALIGTVGYPLAFALCGLFPLAALRLVPVSAEPEGRSVLEALRTLRVPPGPPPDPSATP from the coding sequence ATGTCGACCGAGTCGCTGAGCAAGGCAGCTCGCTGGTCGGTTGTGGTGGTCGCACTGCTGGCCACCATGTGCTCGTTCGTCTTCATCAACGGCATCGCCTTCGTGATCCCCATGCTGGAGACCAAGCGGGAGACCAATCTGGCGATGGCCGGCCTGCTGGCGTCGATGCCGAGTTTCGGCATGGTGCTGACCCTCTTCGCATGGGGCGCCCTGCTGGATCGGATCGGCGAGCGGATCGTGCTGTCCGTCGGCTCGGCGCTGACCGCCCTGGCCACCTTCGCGGCCGCGTCGATGCACTCCCTTATCGCGGTGGGCGCGTTCCTGTTTCTGGGCGGTATGGCCGCAGCCAGTGCCAACAGCGCCAGCGGTCGCCTGGTCACCGGCTGGTTCCCACCCCACCAACGCGGACTGGTGATGGGCATCCGCCAGACCGCGCAACCCCTCGGTATCGCGTTGGGAGCCGAGGTGATTCCGGAACTGGCCGAGCACGGGCTGGCCCGGGCACTGATGTTCCCGGCCACCCTGTGCGCCGTGGCGGCGGTGGCATGTGCGATCGGGGTGGTCGACCCGCCACGAGCGCCGCGTTCGGCTGCTTCCGGCGCGGAGCTGGCCAACCCCTACAGCGGTTCGAAGGTGCTGTGGCGCATCCACCTGTCCTCGGCGCTGCTGATGGTTCCGCAGGGTGTGATCGCCACCTTCATGCTGGTGTGGTTGATCGTGGACACCCACTGGTCGATCGCGGCGGCGGCCGGCCTGGTGACCGTGTCGCAGTTGATCGGTGCGGTCGGACGTGTGGCGGCCGGCCGGTGGTCCGACCGGGTGCGTTCACGACTTCGGCCGATCCGCAGCCTGGCACTCGCCGGTGCGGTGGCGATGCTGGCACTGGGCATCGCGGATCACCTGCACTCCCATCTGGCCGAGGCGGCGATGGTCGTCGCGGCGGTGATCACCGTGCTGGACAACGGGTTGGCGTCCACCGCGGTCGCCGAGGTCGCCGGACCGTATTGGGGCGGTCGCGCGCTGGGCATCCAGAACACCACTCAGCGTCTCACCGCCGGGATCGCACCGCCGCTCTTCGGCGCGCTGATCGGCACCGTCGGTTACCCGCTGGCCTTCGCGCTCTGCGGGTTGTTTCCACTGGCGGCCCTGCGCTTGGTTCCGGTCAGCGCCGAACCCGAGGGACGTTCGGTGTTGGAGGCGTTGCGCACCCTGCGGGTACCCCCGGGGCCGCCGCCGGACCCGTCGGCCACCCCCTGA
- the ectA gene encoding diaminobutyrate acetyltransferase, whose amino-acid sequence MTDTADVRLRTPTVADGPALWQMAVDSVTLDVNAPYAYLLWCRDFAATSVIAEVNGAPGGFITGYRRPDQPATLMIWQVAVNTAHRGVGLAGRMLDHLATALTPAGVTHLETSITPDNDASRRLFTAFARRWDAALECSELFGAGLFPESHLAEELFRIGPLRVPPSRF is encoded by the coding sequence ATGACCGATACCGCTGACGTTCGACTCCGGACACCGACGGTGGCAGACGGCCCGGCCCTGTGGCAGATGGCCGTCGACAGCGTCACCCTCGATGTGAATGCCCCCTACGCCTACCTGTTGTGGTGTCGGGACTTCGCCGCGACTTCGGTGATCGCCGAGGTGAACGGGGCGCCGGGGGGCTTCATCACGGGATATCGCCGCCCCGACCAGCCCGCAACCCTGATGATCTGGCAGGTGGCGGTGAACACCGCCCATCGTGGGGTCGGCCTGGCGGGCCGGATGTTGGACCATCTGGCGACCGCACTGACCCCCGCCGGCGTCACCCATCTTGAGACGTCGATCACACCGGATAACGACGCCAGTCGGCGGTTGTTCACCGCGTTCGCCCGCAGATGGGATGCAGCCCTGGAATGTTCTGAGCTGTTCGGAGCCGGTTTATTCCCGGAATCACATCTGGCCGAAGAGTTGTTTCGCATTGGCCCCTTGCGGGTACCCCCAAGTCGTTTCTGA
- the ectB gene encoding diaminobutyrate--2-oxoglutarate transaminase, protein MTIFETLESEVRSYCRSWPVTFDRASGSRMWDVDGKEYLDFFAGAGALNYGHNHPELRAPLLEYLSSDRVIHSLDMQTVAKAEFLERFEEVILKPRELDYKVQFPGPTGTNAVESALKLVRKVTGRESIISFTNAFHGMTLGSLSVTGNSMKRGGAGIPLVHATPMPYDNYLDGVVPDFMWFERLLQDSGSGLNDPAAVIVETVQGEGGINVARLDWLRGLAELCKRHNLLLIVDDVQMGCGRTGPFFSFEAAGIVPDIVCLSKSIGGYGLPMALTLLKPELDVWEPGEHNGTFRGQNASFVTAKAALNFWTDNRLEKSVLRKGELIEQALTEVVDPIPGVTTRGRGLIRGIAFERPELAGAVCREAFERGLLLESSGPEGEVVKLMPPLVIDDDDLAEGLEITAASIEAVVARENTTTTSGVSR, encoded by the coding sequence ATGACCATTTTTGAAACCCTGGAATCCGAGGTACGAAGTTATTGCCGATCCTGGCCGGTGACGTTCGACCGGGCCAGCGGATCGCGGATGTGGGATGTCGACGGCAAGGAATACCTCGACTTCTTCGCCGGCGCCGGCGCCCTCAACTACGGGCACAACCACCCCGAATTGCGGGCCCCACTGCTGGAATACCTGAGTTCGGACCGGGTGATCCACAGCCTCGATATGCAGACCGTGGCCAAGGCCGAATTCCTCGAGCGGTTCGAAGAGGTGATCCTCAAACCCCGCGAACTCGACTACAAGGTTCAGTTCCCCGGCCCCACCGGGACCAACGCGGTGGAATCAGCACTGAAGTTGGTGCGCAAAGTCACCGGTCGCGAGAGCATCATCAGTTTCACCAACGCTTTTCACGGAATGACGCTCGGTTCGCTGAGCGTCACCGGTAACTCGATGAAGCGCGGCGGTGCGGGCATTCCGCTGGTGCACGCCACCCCGATGCCCTACGACAACTACCTCGACGGCGTGGTACCCGACTTCATGTGGTTCGAGCGCCTGCTGCAGGACAGCGGCAGCGGCCTCAACGACCCGGCCGCGGTGATCGTCGAGACCGTGCAGGGCGAGGGCGGGATCAACGTCGCCCGCTTGGACTGGCTGCGTGGATTGGCCGAACTGTGCAAGCGCCACAACCTGCTGCTGATCGTCGACGATGTGCAGATGGGTTGCGGCCGTACCGGTCCGTTCTTCAGCTTCGAAGCGGCCGGCATCGTCCCCGACATCGTCTGCCTGTCCAAGTCCATCGGTGGCTATGGGCTTCCGATGGCACTGACCCTGCTGAAGCCCGAACTCGACGTGTGGGAGCCGGGTGAGCACAACGGCACCTTCCGCGGCCAGAACGCGTCCTTCGTGACGGCGAAGGCCGCACTGAACTTCTGGACCGACAACCGGTTGGAGAAGTCCGTGCTGCGCAAGGGTGAATTGATCGAACAAGCCCTGACCGAAGTGGTGGATCCGATCCCCGGCGTCACCACTCGGGGCCGCGGCCTGATCCGCGGCATCGCGTTCGAGCGCCCCGAGCTCGCCGGAGCGGTGTGCCGTGAGGCGTTCGAGCGCGGCCTGCTGCTGGAATCCTCCGGACCGGAAGGCGAGGTCGTGAAGTTGATGCCGCCGTTGGTCATCGACGACGACGACCTCGCCGAAGGACTCGAGATCACCGCCGCGTCCATCGAAGCCGTCGTCGCCCGAGAAAACACCACCACCACTTCAGGAGTCAGCCGATGA
- a CDS encoding ectoine synthase: MIVRTLAEIKGTDRDVQSKTWNSQRLLLARDGQRFSLHETILYAGTETAMWYANHVEAVYCVGGEGELINDETGEVHPLRDGTLYLLDGHEHHRVSAHTDLRMVCVFDPPVTGQEVHDETGAYPLITEEPREVVS, translated from the coding sequence ATGATCGTCCGTACCCTCGCCGAGATCAAGGGCACCGACCGCGATGTCCAGTCCAAAACATGGAACAGCCAACGACTTCTGCTGGCCCGTGACGGGCAGCGGTTCTCACTGCACGAGACGATCCTGTACGCCGGGACCGAGACCGCGATGTGGTACGCCAACCACGTCGAGGCGGTGTACTGCGTCGGCGGTGAGGGTGAGTTGATCAACGACGAGACCGGTGAGGTCCACCCGCTGCGCGACGGCACCCTGTACCTGCTCGACGGCCATGAGCACCACCGCGTCTCGGCACACACCGACCTGCGCATGGTGTGTGTCTTCGATCCGCCGGTCACCGGGCAGGAGGTGCACGACGAGACCGGCGCGTACCCCTTGATCACCGAGGAACCGCGCGAGGTGGTGTCGTGA
- the thpD gene encoding ectoine hydroxylase gives MTPSLTEAVTDHYPTRNDVAIGIEPRRDPVVWTRDGNGGPLGPASVERFDTDGFLSIDALVDADVVTDLRNELDRLRADPALAADERSICERDSGQVRSIFEVHRISPAFAALVRDPRLVGPARQLLGSDVYVHQSRVNFKPGFNGREFYWHSDFETWHAEDGMPTPRAVSVSLALTENLDSNGSLMIMPGSHRWFVSCPGATPPDHYRSSLVEQEIGTPDDASLTWLADQHGIQQITGPAGSAVFFDSNCMHGSSSNITPYARSNVFIVYNSVENTLVEPYGAAAPRPTFIASRVFDPV, from the coding sequence GTGACCCCCTCCCTCACCGAAGCAGTCACCGACCACTACCCCACCCGCAACGACGTCGCCATCGGAATCGAGCCGCGGCGCGACCCGGTGGTGTGGACGCGCGACGGCAACGGCGGCCCGCTGGGGCCGGCCAGCGTCGAGCGGTTCGACACCGACGGCTTTCTGTCCATCGACGCACTGGTCGATGCCGACGTCGTGACCGACCTGCGCAATGAGTTGGACCGGTTGCGTGCCGATCCCGCGCTGGCCGCCGACGAACGGTCCATCTGCGAACGTGACAGCGGGCAGGTCCGGTCGATCTTCGAGGTACACCGGATCAGCCCCGCGTTCGCCGCGCTGGTGCGCGACCCCCGACTGGTGGGCCCGGCCCGCCAACTGCTGGGCTCGGATGTGTACGTGCATCAGAGTCGGGTCAACTTCAAGCCGGGATTCAACGGCCGGGAGTTCTACTGGCACTCCGATTTCGAGACCTGGCACGCCGAAGACGGGATGCCGACGCCGCGCGCGGTCAGTGTCTCGCTGGCGCTCACCGAGAACCTGGACAGCAACGGGTCCCTGATGATCATGCCCGGTTCGCACCGCTGGTTCGTTTCGTGCCCGGGCGCGACTCCGCCGGATCACTACCGTTCGTCTCTGGTCGAGCAGGAGATCGGGACACCCGACGACGCGAGCCTGACCTGGCTGGCCGACCAGCACGGGATTCAGCAGATCACCGGCCCGGCCGGTTCGGCGGTGTTCTTCGACAGCAACTGCATGCACGGCTCGAGCAGCAACATCACGCCCTATGCCCGCTCGAACGTCTTCATCGTCTACAACAGCGTGGAGAACACCCTGGTGGAGCCGTACGGTGCCGCGGCGCCACGGCCGACATTCATCGCCAGCCGCGTCTTCGACCCGGTGTAG